In one Brassica oleracea var. oleracea cultivar TO1000 chromosome C9, BOL, whole genome shotgun sequence genomic region, the following are encoded:
- the LOC106313629 gene encoding transcription factor PCL1-like: MREEDYNWFAKWEEELPSPEELIPLSQSLITPDLAIAFDLRSPNQPQPQTTPPPQQTNSSAEFAVDSSGDEPARTLKRPRLVWTPQLHKRFVDAVAHLGIKNAVPKTIMQLMSVDGLTRENVASHLQKYRLYLKRMQSGGGGGGNDVGESDHLFASSPVPTHFLHPTARQSSDHFVPSFVPIASLQHHQPQFLHRQISAVNFTSHANNSNGKAMDQSLFLARQSHHQQQQQVLTRSQVANYADDLEQGANTVLTLFPTREN; encoded by the coding sequence ATGAGAGAGGAAGACTACAACTGGTTTGCCAAATGGGAAGAAGAGCTCCCGTCGCCGGAGGAGCTCATACCGTTATCTCAGTCCCTCATCACTCCCGATCTCGCCATCGCCTTCGATCTCCGAAGTCCTAACCAACCTCAGCCTCAAACCACGCCGCCGCCGCAGCAAACCAACTCCTCAGCCGAGTTCGCCGTGGACTCCTCCGGAGACGAGCCGGCAAGGACGCTAAAACGGCCGCGTCTGGTGTGGACGCCGCAGCTTCACAAGCGCTTCGTGGACGCGGTGGCGCATCTTGGGATCAAAAACGCGGTTCCCAAAACCATCATGCAGCTCATGAGCGTCGACGGGCTGACCAGAGAGAACGTCGCCAGCCATCTTCAGAAGTACCGGCTTTACCTCAAGAGGATGCAGTCCGGCGGAGGCGGCGGGGGAAACGACGTCGGCGAGTCGGATCATCTCTTCGCTAGCTCGCCTGTTCCTACGCATTTCCTTCATCCGACTGCTAGACAAAGCTCCGACCATTTCGTTCCTTCTTTCGTCCCTATCGCGTCTCTTCAGCATCATCAGCCTCAGTTCCTCCACCGGCAAATCTCCGCCGTGAATTTCACCTCTCATGCAAATAACAGCAACGGGAAAGCGATGGACCAGTCATTGTTCTTGGCTAGGCAGAGTCATCATCAGCAGCAGCAACAAGTTCTCACTAGGAGCCAAGTGGCTAACTATGCAGATGATCTGGAACAAGGAGCCAACACGGTCTTGACTCTATTTCCAACTCGAGAAAATTGA
- the LOC106315340 gene encoding ubiquitin-conjugating enzyme E2 22-like, giving the protein MNLEESPLDGIKVVVNDQDFSQVCADIDGPVGTPYENGLFRKKLALSQDCPHSPPKGYFMTKIFHPNVASNGEICVNTLKKDWNPSLGLRHVLSVVRCLLIEPFPESALNEQAGKMLLENYEEYARHARLYTGIHAKPKPKFKTGAISESTTALNVGQPNNETPGAIPSSVADIIRVITATEQIANVPVAAAAGSASVATTTQKREAGLAKVQADKKKVDARKKSLKRL; this is encoded by the exons ATGAA TCTTGAGGAATCTCCTCTGGATGGCATCAAGGTTGTGGTCAACGACCAGGACTTCTCTCAAGTATGTGCTGATATTGATGGACCAG TTGGGACTCCTTATGAGAATGGACTTTTCCGTAAGAAGTTGGCATTATCTCAAGATTGTCCACATTCTCCGCCTAAAG GCTACTTTATGACAAAGATATTCCATCCCAATGTTGCTTCTAACGGAGAGATTTGCGTTAACACGCTTAAGAAAGATTGGAACCCTAGTCTTGGATTAAGACATGTTCTCTCT GTTGTGAGGTGCTTACTAATCGAGCCATTTCCAGAATCTGCATTAAACGAACAGGCTGGAAAGATGCTACTTGAGAACTATGAAGAGTACGCTAGGCATGCTCG GCTTTACACGGGTATCCATGCTAAACCAAAACCTAAGTTCAAAACAGGAGCTATCTCAGAGTCAACAACGGCTCTAAATGTTGGCCAGCCCAACAACGAGACGCCTGGTGCAATACCCTCTTCAGTGGCAGACATCATTAGAGTAATAACAGCGACTGAACAAATTGCTAACGTGCCTGTAGCAGCAGCAGCAGGATCTGCAAGTGTGGCCACTACGACACAGAAAAGAGAAGCCGGTTTGGCCAAGGTTCAGGCAGACAAGAAGAAGGTAGATGCCAGAAAGAAGAGCTTGAAGAGACTATGA
- the LOC106315591 gene encoding ubiquitin-conjugating enzyme E2 22-like, with translation MASNENLPPNVIKQLAKELKSLDESPPDGIKVVVNDEDFSQICADIEGPVGTPYENGLFRMKLALSHDFPHSPPKGYFMTKIFHPNVASNGEICVNTLKKDWNPSLGLRHVLSVVRCLLIEPFPESALNEQAGKMLLENYEEYARHARLYTGIHAKPKPKFKTGAISESTTALNVGQPNNETPGAIPSSVADINRVITATEQIANVPVAAAAGSASVATTTQKREAGLAKVQADKKKVDARKKSLKRL, from the exons ATG GCAAGTAACGAGAATCTACCACCCAATGTTATCAAGCAGCTCGCCAAGGAACTCAAGAGTCTTGACGAATCTCCTCCGGATGGCATCAAGGTTGTGGTCAACGACGAGGACTTCTCTCAAATATGTGCTGATATTGAAGGACCAG TTGGGACTCCTTATGAGAATGGACTTTTCCGTATGAAGTTGGCATTATCTCATGATTTTCCACATTCTCCGCCTAAAG GCTACTTTATGACAAAGATATTCCATCCCAATGTTGCTTCTAACGGAGAGATTTGCGTTAACACTCTTAAGAAAGATTGGAACCCTAGTCTTGGATTAAGACATGTTCTCTCT GTTGTGAGGTGCTTACTAATCGAGCCATTTCCAGAATCTGCATTAAACGAACAGGCTGGAAAGATGCTACTTGAGAACTATGAAGAGTACGCTAGGCATGCTCG GCTTTACACGGGTATCCATGCTAAACCAAAACCTAAGTTCAAAACAGGAGCTATCTCAGAGTCAACAACGGCTCTAAATGTTGGCCAGCCCAACAACGAGACGCCTGGTGCAATACCCTCTTCAGTGGCAGACATCAATAGAGTAATAACAGCGACTGAACAAATTGCTAACGTGCCTGTAGCAGCAGCAGCAGGATCTGCAAGTGTGGCCACTACGACACAGAAAAGAGAAGCCGGTTTGGCCAAGGTTCAGGCAGACAAGAAGAAGGTAGATGCCAGAAAGAAGAGCTTGAAGAGACTATGA